The genomic window GTAAGTCCGATCACACGTACCGTTCTGTTCTGGTTCCGTTCAGGCGACAGCGACAGCACAGCAGTGATCGCCTGCTTCTGCTGGGGTCTCCTCCATGGCACCGAGGGGGTCCCTGAAGGCAACCACAGCAACTTGGAGTACCGGGACCGACTAGAGCGCTGCGCGGAGCAGCTCTACGCTCTGTCACATTGACAAGACGGCAATGACCCGCAGCCTGAACCCGCAGTGTGCCGACGGCGAGGAGGAACTAGGCCAACGCTGACGCAGGACAAGCTGGCAGCTCGCTGCGACATCGATTCAGAGAGCTGACATTGAGCGGGTTGTCATATTCGCCTGAGGGGGAAAGGACCGTCCCACTAACCCAAAGTCATCCTCTAACAAGGACAGAGACGTTGTAGTTCGGAGGGCACCCTCTAGTGGTCCCTTTAAATTAAACGCTGATTTGTTCCACTGAGCAGAACAAATCCCAACTAATTAAGTGAACACAAAATGTCCCCCAGGAGGTAATTACCTCACTCTGCCAACCTGAGATAATAGTACAGGTTTCAAATTAGGCGTGCTCCTGATTTATACTAATAAACTAAATTTCTCTCCCTGACTCTGTTACTCTGTGCAGCTGAACTCGAGCTGCAGTTCAGGTGCATCCCACACAATAAATGGAACAAACAAACCACTGTAGTTGAGTtgagaactttatttttttttagtcattgtttttcttttttttttgtcttgtccaTTTTTTATTAATGATATTTTCCTACAGGAGAAGATGGGCAAAGGGGGGGGCAGGTGGGGGCTTAACTACTAggtcaagttaaaaaaaatgtctaaaaatccCCTCACATCCCTCCTGTCATGTTGTAGTCCTAGGATTTTTATGACGGTCTTTGTTTCCCATTTTGTGTTATTGTGGTATTCCCAAAACCTCAAggctaaaaacacatttctggaagagaaagagagaaggagagaagcCTGCTGCCGTTCATCCATCTGGTTTTCATTCTCCCACTGGTCCACCCAGTAAGGTGCCTCGTGtgtctaaaagcaaaaaaaaagaaacttgggAAGAAGTCGAAGGAAACAGCGCAGCAGGAGGGGTTGGACGCTGGACGCTGCTGCCGTCCTCTTGTCTTCATCATTAGCATTAAAAACGTCCTCCTTGTTTGGGGCTGACAGCGACATTTACAGCAGAGGAGTGCGCTGCTGTGAGGATTCCCCgtcttcttctctcctccctaagattctgtcagttttgttaTGAGTTGTTTTCCTGGACTTCGTGTCCAACAGGCGGCGGGGGGTGGGTGGAGGGGCGGGAAGAGTTCAGGACGTCATGGAGGCAGACGGGTTTTAGTTTCCGGGTGGGTGGAACGTAGCAGGGTGAGTCTGAACCTGCATCGCTGTGGGAGGGAGACAGAAACTGTAAAAGCCGTCAGGTCCACCTTCAGGACGGATGGCTTCGCTGAGCCGGTTCCTACCTTGCGGGTGTCCTATGTAAAAGTGCTGGTGTGCTCCCTGCTGGGGGCCGTGCTGAGGGTGCTGGGGCACTCCGCCGGGACCCTGCTGAGGAGTCTGCAACATGACTAACTGGGGCTGACCGTGGCTGCCCGAGTGGTGAGGACCTGCCATGGCTCCCTGGACGTGGGCCTAGTGAAGGGGTGGACGAAGTGAACATCaggtagaagaaaaaaaactaatcacattttcagcaaaaatgcAGAGTGAACGTTGATTAAGTCAtttgctgaaggagctgaaactgagctggtaaagctaaaaggagaataaaaggtagagaacaagctaaaatgtaaaagaagcaaaatgttatCTAATAGTTGAAAGTACCAAAACCCTGattaacagctaaaagtagtaaaaagctagcttaaagtagctaaaggctagttatAAAaggcataagaagacaaaaatagagcagatttcaaagagaacaatgtttctgaattaattaaacaatgtgtttctatggggaaaatgcttgtaaataaaagttaaaaattatgaaaactataaaagttacaaaagctagaacctgaatgagctgaacgttttgacaTCTGAATGGTTAAAACAGCCCAAAGTATGCATacgttaaatgttaaaaaggtacggaggaaaaataaataaataaataaacacaggatctctaatgctgaatcagcattcaggCAAAAAATTTGTTGCACCCTCTGCCTTCTGGTAGTGCGactgaaagagacagaaaagagaaaaatgaagccATACCTGAGCTATCTGCCCCAGGGGGTAAGTCTGTGGGATGCCCTGGTGGCTGTGGATGCTGTAGCCCTGAATGGGGTAGGAGCCCTGCGGAGACGTGTGACCTGGAGCCATGTTGGGTGGTGTGGGCGCCGATAAGGGACCTGAGTGGTACAAGGACTGAGGCTGTGGGCCCGACTGGGTGTTCTGTCAGAAGACGATAGTTTGGTAAATAAACAACAGACGCgtcacacagcagcagctgaaacaaatgCTGAATTTAGCCTCAACTGATAATATCCACATTAAATGAGGCATCCTGCTCAAATAATAACAACAGGTATCAAACCTGTTAGGGCGCCAAACAGCACAGAAGTGCACTGAGGGCGGTTTAGGATTGGGCACGCTCACCTGTCCGGGGCTGGGGGCAGCATGCTGGGGTGGGGGCTGGTTGCCTGTTGGAGTACTGGAAGGCTGAGGCTGATGAACTGCACCCGAGTGATGAGAGAACGACTGCGGAGCTGTACAGACAGCAGAGTGACGTTAGTGCCAGaggtctgcagcagcaggacgcTTTAAGGCTCGTTTTAATTTACCGTAGATGCCCTGCTGTGGCCCCTGAGGTCCATCTCCCTGCGAAGGGAACTGAGGGCCTCCAGGTGGTCCAAGAGCTTGTGGATGAGGACCCCCACCTTGACCTATCATCCTCGCTCCACCCGGAAGCATGGAGTACATTGGCTGTGGTGgaagacagaaaagaacaaaacattaaataaaaatgtgtcaaaatgagTCATTTGTTGCCCAATAAGTgtccagaacaaaacaaaacctttttatttgttaaccAGGATAACAAACCCAGGTTTACGAGACTCGGGGAGTCGTACCTGTCCAGGGTAGGTGGTCATGGCCTGGAGGACCTGCTGCTGGCTGTACTGCTGAGGGTTGTACTGAAGGTAGGACTGGGGGTAGGGGGACGCCACCAGAGGAGCTCCAGCAGCCGACGCAGCGGCTTGAAGCATCTGTGGGGCTGAAGTACCGTGATCAGAGCGTGGAGCCACTACCGATCCTGGTGAGACGGggaaaacaaataagtaaaaaatcATCAGGATGACAATGCTGTGATAATTTACCTTTAAACTCTGGTCTCTGTTTACCTTTGGTCCTCGGGTATTTTCCTTGATTAACTGTGGACATTGTGTACTGGTACATCGATGGgggctgaaaggaaaaaaaacgcATCAAGTCAGCTTAAAACAGGATACTGACCACAACATAAAGAGTATTATTATCTGCTCTCCGTACCTGCACAGGGTGGATCTGTGAGACATAGGAGAGGTAGGGAGTATTGTAGAGTGGCCCCTGCCCGCCCGGGTGCTGCAGGACCACCGGGCTCGGGGGGGTTGGACGGGGAGGGGTGGGGGCTGTGTTGGGCTTCGTCTGGAGGACGGCAAAACATCCAATAAGTATGGggctttattacattttatagctgcacatttaatttatacattttaatgatcagtaaaaaataaattattttaatttatatatttttctttaagataTAAACTTTTTATCAATGTCCAAAAGACTTTACCTTTGAAAGAAATGCtgttaaaagtatttaaaccaAAAGTACTCCACTTTAACTTGCTTCCTGACAGACACATAGatcttattttctattttaataagtctgacagaaataaagaagctcACCATGGGCATTTGGGTTTTGATGGGGTTGAACTCTTTAGCGTTTGGGTTTAAAGTTGATTTCTTGACTTGGCTGGAAGATACGAAGAATTGTTCATGAATGACACAGAAATCAAAAAAGTTCCCAACGCTAAGTCAGACATCCTGTTTAAAACTTACTCCGCCACACCGTCTGTCCGCTCCGTCGTCTCGGACCTCGCGTCCTCACTTCCCGGGGTCCTGGCTGGCTGAGGGGTTGCTGGCGACTGCCTGTCTGAAATGGGGGCTGCGGTCGTAGCGGCGGCAGCACCCAGCGTGGCGGACGCGTCCTTGACGTGCTCCTCGGAGGAAGCCGGGGAATGCTGAGTCTGGGGCTGGGACGGGCTGGTGGCTGGAGGCTGAGGCTTGGGCTCCGAAGCCAGGTGAGCATCTGACGGAGGAGGCTTGGTGGCGCTCGGCTGGGCGGCCTCGCCGGCTGAAGGAGGCGTCGCCGCCGCCGGGGACGAGGGAGAGCTTGGGCTGCTTGGCTGGAGCTGGAGGACAACCAGAGTTAGATTATTTGGTCCTAACACGTTTCCCAACAATCCGATCTACGAGCCAAACCTCTGAACGTCTATTTAAGCTGCAGTttaggaattttattttattatattatttgtGAACACATGCTGCGGTCCCAGACACTGACACGTTTGTCAGGTAATTTTTCCTCCATTTATAAGGAAATAAAACTCAAGAATCCTTTACAAAATGTCCAGGAAAAGAGAGTAATATTCAAGAAAGAAGCTCTGAACAAGTATTCAGACAGCATTTATGTCTGACATAAGAATCTTCCTCACAAAGGGTGAATAAAACCtgatgatatatatatttatagaaaCACTGTTAGAAAGTTTCACATctttataagaaaaataaaagctccggAAACTGCAACGCTTTTATCACTGCTTTGTCAGATGATCAATAATTCATTCAGCGGTATCTGAATGAAACGAGATTATCGTTTTGAACGGAGGTGAACATAAATAAGAGGCTAAAGGACAGCGTCTCTGAAAAAGACACCTCTGTGCTCTCACCCTGAACTCTTTGCCAAACTTCCGCAGCTCTTCAATCTGCGACCTCTGCTGAACTGAAGGAGCTGATGgaggaaagacaaaacaacagacTGGTTTAAAACATGGAAAAGGCCTGGATCTGTGTCCAACCTGACTGTCCTTTCTGAGGTTAGTCTAAAGAAGACACACCTTTACTGCTTTTGCCATCCTCTGTGCTTCCCGGGCTTTCTGCAGAACGTTCTTTAGCAGCAGCGCCGAGGATCTCATTCACTGCGAggacaacaaaaaccaaattaaACATCTGTAGGACCTCATAGATCTTGACTTAAATAGACAGTGAAAATCTTGTTAACTCATgatcaaatataaaatggtaattaaatttaaacaaaacaaaaaaaaaagaaaaagaaaagagcactTCTCGtcagacaacaaaaaagagaaggagaggaaaaagtCTTTGAATTCAGATCAAAGCTGAAACATGACGTGAGAGAAGTCGGGCTACCTGCCAGCTCTGATAAACCAAAACAAGCCTGACGGACAATAAAAAGCACGACGGGAGACGTTACCATCTACGGGGAAGAGAGGGGCGGGGCCGGATGTCTTCTGGGCAGGCAGGGAGACGGACGAGGTGTCCAAATAAGGTGTGTCCTGTGAAGAGCCTGATTTTGGGGAACGGGtagctgtgaaaacaaaaaggcgaTAAAGACTGAAGCAAAAGCAGCAATAATATATAAGAAGAGTAGAATTTAAAAGCAGTCGGTGACTAAATGTAAGTAAACTGTACCTGTGGGCTGAGGGTGAGAGTTCGGAGTTCGGTTTGTCCTGCTTAACTGTGGCGGTCTTTGGGCTTTGGGAGATGTTCGAGCAGAAACTGAAAGGCACAAAATCCACCTTGAGCACCATGAACACGTGACGCAGCAGCTCCAACAACCGGACACAAATCTTACCCCCATTGATCGGTCTGCCGGTGTCGGACAGAGACAGCGGGAGCGAGTGAGAATGAGGAACCGCATGTCCGTGGGGGGCGGGGGGGCTGGATGGGGACGTGGCGCTCGATGCTGAGGCTGGCGTGGATGCAGGTCCGCCCGGAGAGGCGGGCGTGTACGGGCTCGCCGCGCCAGAACCGGGGCTGGGGCTGCCCTGGGGGTGGTGCGGAGCGTAGGCGCCGCCTCGACTCGACAGCGGGCTGCTCCTCTCTGACAGAGACACTCCAGGCTGGGGTCCGCCGGCAGAGGACAGCGGGGGTCTCGGGGATGAGGACGTAGGAGGGGGGC from Kryptolebias marmoratus isolate JLee-2015 linkage group LG17, ASM164957v2, whole genome shotgun sequence includes these protein-coding regions:
- the atxn2l gene encoding ataxin-2-like protein isoform X1, encoding MLKPQQQPGSGGRKASNGTSGPGGMSSPVSGSRTPGGRNRTSAKPSFQSSPVFEGVYNNARMLHFLTAVVGSTCDIRVKNGSMFEGIFKTLSSRCELAVDAVHKRSEEEGSTSAPPRREDITDTMIFSPSDLVTMICRDVDLNFATRDSFTDTAISSSRINGEHKEKVLQKWEGGDSNGESYDLENDASNGWDANEMFRYNEVKYGVTSTYDSSLSMYTVPLERGNSEMFRQREARAARLASEIESSPQYRRRVSLENDEGKSEEDKYSSVERDHENPRERGRDSPGASSREGKYIPLPQRQREMNRDRAERGPGGPPSLNRHGGGYRPPPTSSSPRPPLSSAGGPQPGVSLSERSSPLSSRGGAYAPHHPQGSPSPGSGAASPYTPASPGGPASTPASASSATSPSSPPAPHGHAVPHSHSLPLSLSDTGRPINGVSARTSPKAQRPPQLSRTNRTPNSHPQPTATRSPKSGSSQDTPYLDTSSVSLPAQKTSGPAPLFPVDVNEILGAAAKERSAESPGSTEDGKSSKAPSVQQRSQIEELRKFGKEFRLQPSSPSSPSSPAAATPPSAGEAAQPSATKPPPSDAHLASEPKPQPPATSPSQPQTQHSPASSEEHVKDASATLGAAAATTAAPISDRQSPATPQPARTPGSEDARSETTERTDGVADQVKKSTLNPNAKEFNPIKTQMPMTKPNTAPTPPRPTPPSPVVLQHPGGQGPLYNTPYLSYVSQIHPVQPPSMYQYTMSTVNQGKYPRTKGSVVAPRSDHGTSAPQMLQAAASAAGAPLVASPYPQSYLQYNPQQYSQQQVLQAMTTYPGQPMYSMLPGGARMIGQGGGPHPQALGPPGGPQFPSQGDGPQGPQQGIYAPQSFSHHSGAVHQPQPSSTPTGNQPPPQHAAPSPGQNTQSGPQPQSLYHSGPLSAPTPPNMAPGHTSPQGSYPIQGYSIHSHQGIPQTYPLGQIAQAHVQGAMAGPHHSGSHGQPQLVMLQTPQQGPGGVPQHPQHGPQQGAHQHFYIGHPQAMQVQTHPATFHPPGN
- the atxn2l gene encoding ataxin-2-like protein isoform X3, whose protein sequence is MNRTSAKPSFQSSPVFEGVYNNARMLHFLTAVVGSTCDIRVKNGSMFEGIFKTLSSRCELAVDAVHKRSEEEGSTSAPPRREDITDTMIFSPSDLVTMICRDVDLNFATRDSFTDTAISSSRINGEHKEKVLQKWEGGDSNGESYDLENDASNGWDANEMFRYNEVKYGVTSTYDSSLSMYTVPLERGNSEMFRQREARAARLASEIESSPQYRRRVSLENDEGKSEEDKYSSVERDHENPRERGRDSPGASSREGKYIPLPQRQREMNRDRAERGPGGPPSLNRHGGGYRPPPTSSSPRPPLSSAGGPQPGVSLSERSSPLSSRGGAYAPHHPQGSPSPGSGAASPYTPASPGGPASTPASASSATSPSSPPAPHGHAVPHSHSLPLSLSDTGRPINGVSARTSPKAQRPPQLSRTNRTPNSHPQPTATRSPKSGSSQDTPYLDTSSVSLPAQKTSGPAPLFPVDVNEILGAAAKERSAESPGSTEDGKSSKAPSVQQRSQIEELRKFGKEFRLQPSSPSSPSSPAAATPPSAGEAAQPSATKPPPSDAHLASEPKPQPPATSPSQPQTQHSPASSEEHVKDASATLGAAAATTAAPISDRQSPATPQPARTPGSEDARSETTERTDGVADQVKKSTLNPNAKEFNPIKTQMPMTKPNTAPTPPRPTPPSPVVLQHPGGQGPLYNTPYLSYVSQIHPVQPPSMYQYTMSTVNQGKYPRTKGSVVAPRSDHGTSAPQMLQAAASAAGAPLVASPYPQSYLQYNPQQYSQQQVLQAMTTYPGQPMYSMLPGGARMIGQGGGPHPQALGPPGGPQFPSQGDGPQGPQQGIYAPQSFSHHSGAVHQPQPSSTPTGNQPPPQHAAPSPGQNTQSGPQPQSLYHSGPLSAPTPPNMAPGHTSPQGSYPIQGYSIHSHQGIPQTYPLGQIAQAHVQGAMAGPHHSGSHGQPQLVMLQTPQQGPGGVPQHPQHGPQQGAHQHFYIGHPQAMQVQTHPATFHPPGN
- the atxn2l gene encoding ataxin-2-like protein isoform X2 — protein: MSSPVSGSRTPGGRNRTSAKPSFQSSPVFEGVYNNARMLHFLTAVVGSTCDIRVKNGSMFEGIFKTLSSRCELAVDAVHKRSEEEGSTSAPPRREDITDTMIFSPSDLVTMICRDVDLNFATRDSFTDTAISSSRINGEHKEKVLQKWEGGDSNGESYDLENDASNGWDANEMFRYNEVKYGVTSTYDSSLSMYTVPLERGNSEMFRQREARAARLASEIESSPQYRRRVSLENDEGKSEEDKYSSVERDHENPRERGRDSPGASSREGKYIPLPQRQREMNRDRAERGPGGPPSLNRHGGGYRPPPTSSSPRPPLSSAGGPQPGVSLSERSSPLSSRGGAYAPHHPQGSPSPGSGAASPYTPASPGGPASTPASASSATSPSSPPAPHGHAVPHSHSLPLSLSDTGRPINGVSARTSPKAQRPPQLSRTNRTPNSHPQPTATRSPKSGSSQDTPYLDTSSVSLPAQKTSGPAPLFPVDVNEILGAAAKERSAESPGSTEDGKSSKAPSVQQRSQIEELRKFGKEFRLQPSSPSSPSSPAAATPPSAGEAAQPSATKPPPSDAHLASEPKPQPPATSPSQPQTQHSPASSEEHVKDASATLGAAAATTAAPISDRQSPATPQPARTPGSEDARSETTERTDGVADQVKKSTLNPNAKEFNPIKTQMPMTKPNTAPTPPRPTPPSPVVLQHPGGQGPLYNTPYLSYVSQIHPVQPPSMYQYTMSTVNQGKYPRTKGSVVAPRSDHGTSAPQMLQAAASAAGAPLVASPYPQSYLQYNPQQYSQQQVLQAMTTYPGQPMYSMLPGGARMIGQGGGPHPQALGPPGGPQFPSQGDGPQGPQQGIYAPQSFSHHSGAVHQPQPSSTPTGNQPPPQHAAPSPGQNTQSGPQPQSLYHSGPLSAPTPPNMAPGHTSPQGSYPIQGYSIHSHQGIPQTYPLGQIAQAHVQGAMAGPHHSGSHGQPQLVMLQTPQQGPGGVPQHPQHGPQQGAHQHFYIGHPQAMQVQTHPATFHPPGN